The Reichenbachiella carrageenanivorans region GTTAGAAATCGCATGTTTGATATTTGTGGGCATATACTTGCAATACTTCTATATAGAAACACTACAAGAAACGGAGATCTTGGTAGGTGCGATGCTATTTGCTATGGGACTTCAGAATGGACTGACTGCCAGTATTTCCAATTTTTCGGTAAAAACGACACACCTTACCGGTCTCACCACGGATTTGGGTATCCTTTTTTCAATGTTTACCAAAAAAGAGTACAGAGAAAACAAGGCACTAGTTCAGAAGGCTCAACTCTTGATCGTGATTATGTGTTGTTATATGGCGGGAGGTATAGTATCGGGTGTGGTTTATTATAGTATCGATTATTATACCTTTTATGTAGCCAGCTTGGTGTTGTGCGTTGTGATCCTTTACGACTATTATAAACTTAATGTCACCAAGATGATCTTTAAGGCAATGCGCCTGAGTGAGGTGGAAACAAGTCCAGTGCCAGAAAAAAGTAATGTACCACCAAACACGAGAGAACTACATACACTTAATAAAATACATCAAACGTCACAATATGCGCAAGAAACCTAAAAGTAAAAAGACATAGTATAAACTATCCTTCTAGCTCTTCGATTTTTTCTGCGATCGTTTCCCATTCTTGGTCTTTGTTGGCTAGGGTTTGGCTGTTGGATTCGTAGGTCTGATTGAGTTTGTCTAGCTTCTCGGCGTCGTTGAAGTTGGTAGGATCGGCCATTTCAGCTTCTAATTCAGTTTTTTTAGCTTCTAGCTTCTCTAGATCGGATTCGACTTTTGTCAGTTCCTTTTTGAGTTTGGTTAGTTCCTTTAGATCTTCGTCGATTTCTTTTTGCTTTTTCTCTTTCTTTGGTTTTTCTTCTTTGACTACCGTTGGTTTGAAAGCATCTTTTGGTTTGTTATTTTTTTCACACCAGTAGGTATACTCTTCGTAGGTGCCAGGATATTCTTTGATCTGCTGATCTTCGATCCACCAGATTTTGTTGGCTACTTGTGTGACGAAGTACCTGTCGTGAGATACCAAGATGAAAGACCCTTGGTATTGCTGCAAAGCCTGAATCAGGATGTTGACCGACTGAATGTCCAAGTGGTTGGTGGGCTCATCTAGCAAGAGAAAGTTGGCTTCAGATATCAGGGTTTTGGCCAAAGCCACTCTAGATTTTTCCCCTCCAGAAAGCACTTTTATTTTTTTAAATACATCTTCGTCCGAAAACAAAAAACAACCCAATACACCACGAAGCTCTTGCTCAGATTTGCCAGATCCAAATTGCTTGAGTTCTTCAAGTATTTCGTTTTCTACATTGAGTGATTCTAGCTGATGTTGGGCAAAAAAGGATGGGTTTACATTGAAACCCATTGAGGCTTTGCCTTCTACGTTTTCGTCTCCGTCGATGATCCGCAGGAGGGTGGATTTGCCTTTGCCATTGGCTCCGATCAAGGCGATTTTGTCGCCTCTCTCTATCTGTCCGCTAGCTTTTTTTAGAATGTCTATGTCTGGGTAAGACTTGGATACTTGATCCAGCGTGGCCACATGACGACCAGACTGTTTGCTGAAGTTGAATTTGAAATTGACCGCTGCATTTTCTTCGATTACATCATCGATTTTGTCCATCCTTTCAAGGGCTTTTACCCTGGACTGTACTTGGCGGGCTTTGGTCGCCTTGGCACGAAATCGTTCTACAAACCGTTCGGTCTGTCTTATTTTAGCTTGTTGGTTTTCAAATGCGTTTTTTTGCAATTCATTCCGAAGCTCTTTTTCTTCTAAGTAATTGTCATAATTGCCTGGATAGGGGGTCAGTGTCTGCCCACTCACTTCTACAATTTTGTTGATCGTGTTATTCAGAAACTGTCTGTCGTGAGAGACCACAATCACGGCGCCTTCGTAGGATTTTAGGTAGTTTTCTATCCATTGAATAGAAGGTAAATCTAAGTGGTTGGTCGGCTCATCGAGCATGAGAATCGATGGTTTTTCTAAAAGCAATTTGGCTAGAATCACTCGCATACGCCATCCACCAGAAAATTCTCTTAGCGGACGCTGTAGATCCTCTGTTCTAAAACCAATTCCTTCTAGTACCTCTTCGGCTTTGCTTTGGAGTACATAGCCATCCTTGGCTTCAAATTCTTCTTGTAGTCTAGCTAGTTTCTCTACGAGTTTGTCCTCGTAGTCAGTCTCCATCTTGTGTAGGATTTTATCAATTCGATGTTGGATCTTGGTGACGTCAGAAAAGGCTTCCATCGCTACCGATAGGATAGAATCGTCCGACTGAAAGGAAAGCAAATCCTGATTTAAAAAACCGATGGAGCAGTCTTTAGACATACTAATGTCTCCACTGTCTTTTTGGAGTTGGCCTATGATTAATTTCAATAAAGTAGACTTGCCCGTACCGTTAAGTCCAATCAAACCAATCTTGTCTTTAGGTTTGATATGTAGTGAGGCATTTTCAAAAAGGGCTCTGCTGCCCAGATAATAAGATAAATTATTGATAGAAATCATGTCGCAAATATGCAAAGGATCATAGGCAATTAAAACTCTGAGTTCATTTGATATTGGGATACATCCCATGTAATTTTATCTGAGACAAAGCCCAAGTATATATGCACTATAACCAATCATTTATTATTCTATCCTTCAGTGTCTTTTCTTTCTTTCAATGTGAGTCTACGCCCAAAAGCGATACGCAAAGAACCGAAGAAGAAACAACCTCAGAGGAGGTGTTTACTGATGAGTTGAGCAAAATTCAATTGCCAGAAGGCTTTTCGATCAGTCTGTATTCAGACAATATACCCAACGCCCGATCTATGACAATCAGCCCTGGCGGAACAGTCTATGTGGGTACACGAAAGGATGACAAGGTATATGCCTTGCAGGATACGAATGGAGATCATGTGGCTGATAAAAAATACATAGTGGCTAAAGACATGAACACACCTAATGGTGTGGCTTTTTACAAAGGGGACCTATATATCGCTGAGATTAGTAAAATATGGAAAATTGAAAACATAGAATCCGATTTAGGGAAATTGAAAGAGCCTGTGCTGATTGCAGACCGATTTCCTAGTGATAAACACCATGGGTGGAAGTACATCGCTTTTGGTCCAGATGGCAAGCTCTACGTTCCTGTAGGTGCACC contains the following coding sequences:
- a CDS encoding YoaK family protein gives rise to the protein MLRKYSNYRNFVDNIQLGGLTAFSAGMVNVMSVIVFFAFTSNVTGHYAILAQEIAKGNWYEASIALIWISLFFFGNFTSNMLIIHGTSRLGQHLAHALPVMLEIACLIFVGIYLQYFYIETLQETEILVGAMLFAMGLQNGLTASISNFSVKTTHLTGLTTDLGILFSMFTKKEYRENKALVQKAQLLIVIMCCYMAGGIVSGVVYYSIDYYTFYVASLVLCVVILYDYYKLNVTKMIFKAMRLSEVETSPVPEKSNVPPNTRELHTLNKIHQTSQYAQET
- a CDS encoding ABC-F family ATP-binding cassette domain-containing protein, which encodes MISINNLSYYLGSRALFENASLHIKPKDKIGLIGLNGTGKSTLLKLIIGQLQKDSGDISMSKDCSIGFLNQDLLSFQSDDSILSVAMEAFSDVTKIQHRIDKILHKMETDYEDKLVEKLARLQEEFEAKDGYVLQSKAEEVLEGIGFRTEDLQRPLREFSGGWRMRVILAKLLLEKPSILMLDEPTNHLDLPSIQWIENYLKSYEGAVIVVSHDRQFLNNTINKIVEVSGQTLTPYPGNYDNYLEEKELRNELQKNAFENQQAKIRQTERFVERFRAKATKARQVQSRVKALERMDKIDDVIEENAAVNFKFNFSKQSGRHVATLDQVSKSYPDIDILKKASGQIERGDKIALIGANGKGKSTLLRIIDGDENVEGKASMGFNVNPSFFAQHQLESLNVENEILEELKQFGSGKSEQELRGVLGCFLFSDEDVFKKIKVLSGGEKSRVALAKTLISEANFLLLDEPTNHLDIQSVNILIQALQQYQGSFILVSHDRYFVTQVANKIWWIEDQQIKEYPGTYEEYTYWCEKNNKPKDAFKPTVVKEEKPKKEKKQKEIDEDLKELTKLKKELTKVESDLEKLEAKKTELEAEMADPTNFNDAEKLDKLNQTYESNSQTLANKDQEWETIAEKIEELEG